A stretch of Mytilus edulis chromosome 11, xbMytEdul2.2, whole genome shotgun sequence DNA encodes these proteins:
- the LOC139496125 gene encoding potassium voltage-gated channel protein Shaw-like produces MEKIRYISNRGVRHELSDQLLGRIRESNSDAADHISSTIKDDYNCMDFKFNRHTTSTNNIFDYFKGGKLHMPTDICPQKFSEELDFWGLPETALEMCCFTKYVSYFDNLNILKVLEEGECKRNTMFETVATLTRGHGWRSIQARVWSVMEYPTSSISAKVYLYSSNAIVLLSLFLLVSSTHPLFRRKLTKDEWYDYFTSEEEELFDDYWFNETHYDTAVILPRHVYVEIDAFWYLKIIALVYFTTELICKLIVFPLPWREFITILNFNDVLALVVMYTTLIVNQVNPKEQYKDSVHDAVHSLQIFRVCRLFRLVRHITGFRILMYALRASIGDLLVMLLGLCTAVLLFSSLAYHSQDSAFSTIPDAAWWAIITLTTVGYGDIYPTTIQGRVIASICAITGVCLFALLIPVFVNNFLLFSSHYAGIERRQTLKEQLLTRQTSVSPK; encoded by the exons ATGGAGAAAATACGCTACATTTCAAATAGAGGTGTAAGACACGAATTGTCAGATCAACTTTTAGGAAGAATTCGTGAAAGTAACTCTGATGCTGCTGACCATATCAGTTCCACAATTAAGGATGATTATAATTGTATGGACTTTAAATTCAATAGACACACAACGTCTACCAACaacatatttgattattttaaaggAGGAAAACTACATATGCCGACAGACATATGTCCGCAGAAATTCTCTGAAGAACTTGATTTTTGGGGTTTACCAGAAACTGCATTAGAAATGTGTTGTTTCACAAAATATGTTTCCTATTTTGATAACTTAAACATTTTGAAAGTTTTAGAAGAAGGGGAATGTAAAAGAAATACTATGTTTGAGACAGTAGCGACGTTGACCAGAGGACACGGATGGAGGTCTATTCAAGCGAGAGTGTGGTCTGTAATGGAATATCCTACTTCATCTATTTCAGCCAAG GTATACCTATACTCCAGCAATGCCATTGTCCTGCTGTCTTTGTTTCTACTGGTCAGCAGTACACATCCGTTATTTAGAAGGAAATTAACAAAAGATGAATGGTATGATTACTTCACATCAGAGGAAGAGGAACTGTTTGACGATTACTGGTTTAATGAAACACATTACGACACAGCAGTAATACTACCAAGACATGTTTACGTTGAAATCGATGCTTTTTGGTATCTCAAAATAATAGCATTGGTGTACTTTACAACTGAACTTATCTGTAAACTTATAGTGTTTCCTTTGCCGTGGAGGGAGTTTATTACGATTTTAAACTTCAATGACGTTTTGGCCCTGGTTGTAATGTATACCACGCTCATTGTTAATCAAGTGAATCCTAAAGAACAATATAAAGATTCTGTACACGATGCCGTGCATTCACTGCAGATATTCCGAGTCTGTCGATTGTTCAGGTTGGTACGGCACATCACTGGATTTAGAATATTGATGTACGCGCTACGAGCTAGTATTGGAGATCTATTAGTCATGCTGCTAGGTTTGTGTACAGCTGTTTTATTGTTTTCGTCTCTCGCCTACCACTCGCAAGATTCTGCCTTTTCAACTATCCCTGACGCAGCGTGGTGGGCTATTATCACTCTAACGACAGTTGGGTATGGAGATATCTACCCGACAACTATCCAAGGCAGGGTAATTGCTTCAATATGTGCAATCACTGGGGTGTGTCTTTTTGCTCTTCTGATACCAGTATTTGTTAataattttctcttattttccTCTCATTATGCTGGAATTGAAAGACGACAGACTTTAAAGGAACAACTGTTGACTAGACAAACATCAGTGTCaccaaaatga